The Mycolicibacterium mageritense genome contains a region encoding:
- a CDS encoding cupin domain-containing protein, whose amino-acid sequence MATTSDVDQIQPSNTRDESYVSHREDIHFKMTGDFMTGVDFWIHATGETTSGQLIVIETNWVRGTEPVWHIHHREEEGFFVMDGEIKIHTEAGSYSAKKGQFVWGRKDQRHTYEVVGDEARILVVFVPGPDSSGFEPNGGIDKYFYEARNRELRTPEQLQAEVENLKVNYGLEMFPDLPHPREQKA is encoded by the coding sequence ATGGCCACCACGTCGGACGTCGACCAGATCCAACCGTCAAATACACGCGACGAGAGCTATGTCTCGCACCGCGAAGACATCCACTTCAAGATGACCGGTGACTTCATGACGGGCGTGGACTTCTGGATCCACGCGACCGGTGAGACCACCAGCGGCCAGCTGATTGTCATCGAGACCAACTGGGTGCGCGGTACCGAACCGGTGTGGCACATCCACCACCGCGAAGAGGAGGGGTTCTTCGTGATGGACGGCGAGATCAAGATCCACACCGAGGCCGGTTCGTACAGTGCCAAGAAAGGCCAATTCGTGTGGGGGCGCAAGGATCAACGGCACACCTATGAGGTGGTCGGTGACGAAGCCCGGATTCTCGTGGTGTTTGTGCCCGGGCCCGACAGCAGCGGTTTTGAGCCCAACGGCGGCATCGACAAGTACTTCTACGAGGCACGCAACCGTGAACTTCGCACGCCAGAGCAGCTGCAGGCAGAGGTGGAGAACCTGAAGGTCAACTACGGCCTGGAGATGTTCCCCGACCTGCCGCATCCGCGCGAGCAGAAGGCCTGA
- a CDS encoding DUF3237 domain-containing protein, translated as MKLELEFSYTAELAEPQIVGPGPYGLRQVLAVTGGKVTGNRFSGTAAPGGGDWLLAGDDGYGRLDVRAQFYTDDGAVIYMSYQGLVEVNDAAAAALGGAATGTDFGEHYFVTTPRLESGDPRYTWVNQTIFVGQGRIQPGPVVEFQVFRVVA; from the coding sequence ATGAAATTGGAGCTGGAGTTCTCTTACACCGCCGAACTGGCCGAACCGCAGATCGTCGGCCCGGGCCCCTACGGACTACGCCAGGTGCTCGCCGTCACCGGAGGCAAAGTCACCGGAAACCGATTCAGCGGCACCGCCGCCCCCGGCGGCGGCGACTGGCTACTGGCCGGCGACGACGGCTACGGCCGACTCGACGTGCGCGCCCAGTTCTACACCGACGACGGCGCCGTCATCTACATGAGCTACCAAGGCCTCGTCGAGGTCAACGACGCCGCCGCAGCCGCGCTCGGCGGCGCTGCCACCGGCACCGACTTCGGCGAGCACTACTTCGTCACCACCCCACGCCTGGAATCCGGCGACCCCCGATACACCTGGGTCAACCAAACCATCTTCGTCGGACAAGGACGCATCCAACCCGGACCCGTCGTCGAATTCCAAGTCTTCCGAGTCGTCGCGTGA
- a CDS encoding alpha/beta hydrolase, whose translation MNVLHPQVQQLLQSLSGRPAPQPWEIPITAYREAGEKLIALAGDIDKRCTVNDFTIPVRQGSVTARSYRPPVAGPVLPGVVYLHGGAFVRGSLDTHDRLCRKLCVRGGFVVISVAYRLAPEARFPAAHHDAADATAWVSEHADELGIDAEALAVAGDSSGGALAASVALASREQGPPVRAQGLLCPALDATMSSDSVQKYKDGPLLTRAALEWAYGMYIPEFDDRDSSLASPLLTQNLKGAPPAVIVSAQVDPVADDAQRYGEKLTAAGVNAEFHEYEGMPHSFPLLAGVLDDGDHAITVFATELAALLR comes from the coding sequence GTGAATGTCCTGCATCCGCAGGTCCAGCAGCTTTTGCAGTCCCTTTCCGGGCGCCCTGCTCCGCAGCCGTGGGAGATACCGATCACGGCGTACCGGGAGGCCGGCGAGAAGTTGATCGCATTGGCCGGTGACATTGACAAGCGGTGCACGGTAAATGATTTCACGATCCCCGTCCGCCAGGGTTCGGTCACGGCGCGCAGCTACCGCCCGCCCGTGGCCGGCCCGGTGCTGCCGGGCGTTGTCTATCTTCATGGCGGGGCATTCGTCCGCGGAAGCCTAGACACTCACGATCGGCTCTGCCGAAAACTCTGCGTGCGGGGCGGGTTCGTCGTGATTTCCGTTGCCTACCGCCTGGCTCCGGAAGCCCGGTTTCCCGCTGCTCACCACGACGCCGCCGACGCCACAGCCTGGGTGAGTGAGCATGCCGACGAACTGGGCATCGACGCCGAAGCTCTTGCAGTCGCGGGCGATTCATCGGGGGGCGCATTAGCGGCAAGCGTTGCGCTCGCCTCGCGAGAACAGGGCCCTCCAGTCAGGGCCCAGGGCCTGCTGTGTCCCGCACTCGATGCCACCATGAGCAGTGACTCCGTTCAGAAATACAAGGACGGCCCGTTGCTGACCCGGGCAGCACTTGAATGGGCCTACGGCATGTACATACCTGAGTTCGACGACCGTGATTCGAGCCTCGCATCACCGCTGCTGACGCAGAACCTCAAGGGCGCCCCGCCTGCCGTGATCGTCAGCGCCCAAGTGGATCCCGTCGCCGACGACGCCCAACGCTACGGTGAAAAGCTCACTGCGGCGGGGGTAAACGCAGAATTCCATGAGTACGAGGGCATGCCCCATAGCTTCCCGTTACTGGCAGGCGTACTCGACGATGGCGATCACGCCATCACGGTATTCGCGACGGAACTCGCCGCGCTGCTCAGATAG
- a CDS encoding lipase family protein — MIVTMCVAAAALISSTAPIARADESRYLAFYTPPSPLPPGAPGDIIRTEPSRLVLEPSGQLGSFVGTGTRIMYRSTDAQGHAVAVTGTYIEPHVPWPGSGPRPLLAYATAPYGMGEQCAPSRLFNQGIHASLDTGFDLMFNVEEGFIATLLARGFAIVVTDGVGLGVHGQMAPQFLNRVAGGAALNDAARAAMKLPDTSLKAGGPVAFWGWLAGGGHSALAAAELAGTYAPELNVVGTYANGATTDLPSMLPPLDGNQLAGSLGWVLRGIQEAYPDMTQPIADSLTPRGAEMLANTSRQCMIQTGIDYAFRHLQPWFKKDLYQSVREEPLASILAMQRIGNVKPAGPVYLSHNRWDSFAPYESVVATARDWCALGADVTLWTNEQPPFLNKMNTNALLTAFVDGERSMAWIADRFNGVSTTPTCDQLLR; from the coding sequence ATGATCGTCACCATGTGTGTCGCTGCGGCAGCATTGATTTCGTCCACCGCGCCGATTGCTCGAGCTGACGAATCCCGGTACCTGGCGTTCTATACGCCACCGAGTCCACTGCCGCCGGGCGCGCCGGGCGACATCATTCGCACGGAGCCTTCCAGGCTGGTGCTGGAGCCTTCGGGGCAACTTGGCTCATTCGTGGGGACCGGAACGCGAATCATGTATCGCAGCACCGATGCTCAAGGGCATGCCGTGGCGGTGACCGGGACGTACATCGAACCTCACGTCCCATGGCCCGGCAGCGGACCCCGCCCGTTGCTCGCCTACGCAACCGCCCCGTACGGGATGGGAGAGCAGTGCGCTCCGTCTCGCCTGTTCAACCAAGGCATCCATGCCTCTTTGGACACGGGTTTCGACCTGATGTTCAATGTCGAGGAGGGATTCATCGCTACCCTGTTGGCGCGGGGCTTCGCGATAGTGGTGACCGACGGTGTCGGACTGGGAGTTCACGGTCAGATGGCGCCACAGTTTCTGAACCGGGTAGCCGGCGGGGCTGCACTCAACGACGCCGCGCGGGCAGCGATGAAATTGCCCGACACCTCGTTGAAGGCCGGTGGGCCCGTAGCCTTCTGGGGCTGGCTGGCGGGCGGCGGGCATTCGGCGTTGGCAGCGGCCGAGTTGGCCGGCACGTATGCACCCGAACTCAACGTTGTCGGAACCTACGCCAATGGAGCGACGACCGACCTGCCCAGCATGTTGCCGCCGCTTGACGGGAACCAGCTCGCCGGGTCGCTCGGTTGGGTGCTGCGAGGTATCCAAGAGGCGTATCCCGATATGACACAACCTATTGCGGATTCCCTTACGCCGCGCGGTGCGGAAATGCTGGCCAACACCAGTCGGCAGTGCATGATCCAAACCGGCATCGACTACGCATTCCGGCATCTCCAGCCATGGTTCAAGAAGGATCTCTACCAATCGGTGCGGGAGGAGCCGCTCGCCTCGATCCTGGCGATGCAGCGGATCGGGAACGTGAAACCCGCCGGACCGGTTTACCTTTCACACAATCGGTGGGACTCCTTCGCACCGTATGAGTCGGTCGTGGCCACCGCGCGAGATTGGTGCGCGCTCGGAGCCGACGTCACGTTGTGGACAAATGAACAACCACCGTTTCTCAACAAAATGAACACCAATGCACTGCTGACGGCCTTCGTCGACGGCGAGCGGAGCATGGCGTGGATCGCCGACCGCTTCAACGGGGTGTCCACCACACCCACCTGCGACCAACTGTTGCGGTGA
- a CDS encoding TetR/AcrR family transcriptional regulator, with protein MRADAARNRRKVLDAAYAAFLRSGVATSLDDIARSAGVGPGTLYRHFPTRDRLVLAVIEDGLREIAALGVKLTDHPDPVAALAQWLTVYIGQAGVFDGLARSLVAPPDDDDDGKDACRASRAAGAALLARAVDTGAVRDDADIDDVLDMAAAIAWIGEQPDRDEDQRGRLVRILVDGLRP; from the coding sequence ATGCGGGCCGATGCGGCGCGCAACCGACGCAAGGTGCTCGACGCGGCGTATGCGGCGTTCCTGCGCTCTGGTGTCGCGACGTCCTTGGACGACATCGCCCGCAGCGCCGGAGTCGGGCCCGGAACTCTGTACCGCCATTTCCCCACCCGGGATCGGCTGGTTCTCGCGGTCATCGAAGACGGGCTGCGCGAAATCGCCGCGCTGGGCGTCAAATTGACCGACCACCCCGATCCGGTTGCCGCTCTTGCGCAGTGGTTGACGGTCTACATCGGGCAGGCCGGTGTGTTCGACGGGTTGGCGCGGAGCTTGGTGGCCCCACCAGACGATGATGACGACGGCAAGGATGCCTGCCGGGCGTCGCGGGCGGCCGGCGCTGCGTTGCTTGCCAGGGCGGTGGATACGGGCGCGGTGCGGGATGATGCCGACATCGATGATGTGCTCGATATGGCCGCGGCCATCGCGTGGATAGGGGAGCAGCCGGATCGGGATGAGGATCAGCGGGGTCGGTTGGTGCGGATTCTGGTCGATGGCCTTCGCCCGTAA
- a CDS encoding TIGR03564 family F420-dependent LLM class oxidoreductase produces the protein MRITGTALTEPGHLSSLLTAVSDAEQAGFSRAWLPQMPTLAGTAPWDALTTLALAGQRATRIELGTGVAIAYHQHPLTLARQALTTNAAVGGRLTLGLGVSHPSMIEALGYSYERPAQYLREYLEILIPALAGEPVDYHGTRLTAVGQVDLPTAPAPTVVLAALGPRMLDLAGSMSDGTITTWTGPKTLEHSIVPRITAAAAAAGRPAPQVVAGLPVMVTPDPEAGRASIATAFAIAGQVPAYRTVLDAEGVSGVADVSIVGDEEHVVAQLRRFAEAGVTEFAAMPYGNPDTVKRTTALLAGTRL, from the coding sequence ATGCGAATCACCGGCACCGCCTTAACCGAACCCGGTCACCTTTCCAGTCTGCTCACCGCCGTCAGCGATGCCGAACAGGCTGGATTCAGCCGGGCCTGGTTACCGCAGATGCCCACACTCGCCGGTACCGCACCGTGGGATGCACTCACCACGTTGGCACTGGCCGGCCAGCGGGCCACCCGGATCGAGTTGGGCACCGGCGTCGCGATCGCCTACCACCAGCACCCGCTGACGCTGGCGCGTCAGGCATTGACGACCAACGCCGCCGTCGGTGGCCGATTGACGCTCGGTCTCGGCGTGAGTCATCCCTCGATGATCGAAGCTCTCGGGTACTCCTATGAGCGCCCTGCGCAATATCTGCGGGAGTACCTCGAGATCTTGATCCCTGCGCTGGCCGGAGAACCCGTCGACTACCACGGCACCCGGCTCACCGCTGTCGGCCAGGTGGATCTGCCCACGGCGCCGGCACCCACCGTCGTGCTCGCGGCGCTCGGACCACGGATGCTCGACCTCGCAGGCTCGATGAGCGACGGCACGATAACCACCTGGACCGGCCCTAAGACCTTGGAACACAGCATCGTTCCCCGCATCACCGCGGCGGCTGCCGCAGCTGGGCGTCCGGCACCACAGGTGGTCGCAGGCCTGCCGGTGATGGTGACACCCGATCCAGAGGCGGGCCGGGCCTCCATCGCGACTGCCTTCGCGATCGCCGGGCAAGTGCCTGCCTACCGGACGGTGCTGGACGCCGAGGGCGTCAGCGGCGTCGCAGACGTCAGCATCGTGGGCGACGAGGAACACGTTGTCGCGCAATTGCGTCGGTTCGCCGAAGCCGGCGTGACCGAATTCGCCGCCATGCCCTACGGCAACCCTGACACCGTCAAGCGCACCACCGCACTGCTGGCCGGAACGCGGTTGTGA
- a CDS encoding LLM class F420-dependent oxidoreductase, which yields MTDPTLGTFGVFGLFEQWKQLTAAQLRDIEALGYGAIWGGGSPPADLGWAQSVLEVTENLKVATGIVNIWSSAAGPVAESFHRVEAAHPGRFLLGIGAGHPELIAEYKKPYDALNEYLDKLDEYGVPRHQRVVAALGPQVLKLAARRSAGAHPYLTTPEHTARARALIGPDAFIAPEHKVVLTTDAAQARAVGRDHLGAYLKGTNYVNNWKRLGFTDSDVAAPGSDALIDALVAYGSTDAIAGRLKEHLAAGANHIPVQILTDPDELVPALAELAGPLGVS from the coding sequence ATGACTGATCCGACCCTGGGCACCTTCGGCGTTTTCGGACTCTTCGAGCAGTGGAAACAACTCACCGCTGCGCAATTGAGGGATATCGAGGCGCTCGGCTATGGCGCGATCTGGGGAGGCGGCTCGCCGCCTGCCGACCTCGGCTGGGCCCAGTCAGTCCTGGAGGTGACCGAAAATCTGAAGGTGGCAACGGGAATCGTCAACATCTGGTCGTCCGCCGCCGGCCCCGTCGCCGAATCGTTCCACCGCGTCGAGGCAGCCCACCCTGGACGGTTCCTGCTCGGGATCGGGGCCGGGCACCCCGAGCTGATCGCCGAATACAAGAAGCCCTACGACGCGCTCAACGAGTACCTCGACAAGCTCGACGAGTACGGCGTGCCCAGGCATCAGCGCGTCGTCGCCGCGTTAGGCCCACAGGTGCTCAAACTGGCAGCACGCCGCAGCGCGGGGGCCCATCCCTACCTGACCACCCCGGAGCACACCGCCCGGGCGCGTGCCTTGATCGGACCCGATGCGTTCATCGCTCCCGAACACAAGGTGGTGCTGACCACCGACGCTGCGCAGGCGCGCGCTGTCGGGCGCGACCATCTCGGCGCGTACCTCAAAGGGACCAACTACGTGAACAACTGGAAGCGGTTGGGGTTCACCGACTCCGACGTCGCCGCGCCCGGTAGCGACGCCCTGATCGACGCCCTCGTCGCGTACGGCAGCACCGATGCAATCGCGGGCAGGCTCAAGGAGCACCTGGCCGCCGGTGCGAACCATATACCTGTGCAGATCCTCACCGATCCTGACGAGCTGGTGCCTGCGCTCGCCGAGCTGGCCGGACCACTGGGCGTCAGCTGA
- a CDS encoding DUF4241 domain-containing protein, which translates to MRLRDFYALRTGVAPLAERACILSIRDAGMLTVTSGQIEIADPINFGQGFVTEFPVGVHPVRLTIADVSERLDRSHLRVAYLSVSVRDDPPASIEGVVPTGKPAPEPGRMYCVPVDCATVGVADAAETKRIHALPYEQTSGWFDEVVFAEHAYETAEDHVAPYDIPLFEAAGENYVTCWSGWGDGRYTVFATRNTDGALCGVHVDFEVVYDRTADYDAE; encoded by the coding sequence ATGCGGCTGCGTGATTTCTACGCGCTGCGTACCGGCGTGGCGCCGCTCGCTGAACGGGCGTGCATACTGTCCATCCGCGATGCCGGGATGCTCACGGTGACGTCCGGCCAGATCGAGATCGCCGACCCGATCAACTTCGGGCAGGGTTTCGTCACCGAATTCCCCGTCGGGGTACATCCGGTACGGCTCACCATTGCCGACGTGTCGGAACGACTCGACCGTAGTCACCTGCGGGTGGCTTACCTCAGCGTGAGTGTGCGCGACGATCCACCGGCGAGCATCGAGGGCGTCGTACCCACCGGCAAACCCGCCCCGGAACCCGGCCGGATGTATTGCGTGCCCGTCGACTGCGCCACCGTGGGCGTGGCCGACGCGGCCGAGACGAAACGCATCCACGCACTGCCGTACGAGCAGACCTCGGGGTGGTTCGACGAAGTGGTCTTCGCCGAGCATGCCTACGAGACCGCCGAAGACCATGTTGCGCCGTACGACATTCCGTTGTTCGAAGCCGCCGGTGAGAACTATGTGACCTGCTGGTCCGGCTGGGGCGACGGGCGCTACACGGTCTTCGCGACGCGCAACACCGACGGTGCGCTGTGCGGCGTCCACGTCGACTTCGAGGTGGTCTACGACCGCACCGCCGACTACGACGCGGAGTAG
- a CDS encoding DUF4262 domain-containing protein, producing the protein MSRNECLCIVCVDYGNRDRYDDSDRKLIADVHRHGHHCVGIGPTTPDEPPPHAFTAGLWHTHRQPELAIYGVGEFDLMAAVLNQIVDRAQACGHRLAPHDRFSGAMGLRDVDADDYWVKLMPIHPSWHQSQFGISLFFNGVNTVDFLQVVWPDGAGRYPGEPGFDAYFADRQPLMWLPVADHPPSVWVRDDMRSVDDAILDTDKGFRKVGAWGTGPFDNDTAGDWANDFDDIAPGARLAFLERTFEQVRGADVLDNRECEEVVAAAAVVAALMPGGPVIDTSMGPESLENDQEFEVSEDLRILAVAALREVARPDSEWAQLWAESGCEPEVQSVVTQLITDLEPYGDWAPFRTLEGALPAHLRDAAVALEVLRGVVEFEAVQAFTVERFVRQRNWGRALYQEVAVIDGDRLILWMGDDVRAQETGLPLFESELRVIPLSWLYDVSLDERYRTEAGRRVLHSVELRLYVGINDYAKRIRGSKKTELYPEQLTFTKSEGDGGSEQMVRLIEFGRTASKLVR; encoded by the coding sequence GTGTCGCGTAACGAATGCCTCTGCATCGTCTGCGTCGACTACGGGAACCGCGACAGGTACGACGACTCCGACCGCAAGCTGATCGCCGACGTGCACCGGCACGGCCACCACTGTGTCGGGATCGGGCCCACCACACCCGACGAACCTCCGCCTCACGCGTTCACCGCGGGGCTGTGGCATACCCACCGGCAACCCGAACTCGCGATCTACGGTGTCGGCGAATTCGATCTGATGGCCGCCGTGCTCAATCAGATCGTGGACCGTGCGCAGGCCTGCGGCCATCGGCTGGCTCCCCATGACCGGTTCTCCGGGGCCATGGGACTGCGCGATGTCGACGCCGACGACTACTGGGTGAAGCTCATGCCCATCCACCCGAGCTGGCACCAGAGCCAGTTCGGCATTTCGTTGTTCTTCAACGGCGTCAACACGGTGGATTTCCTGCAAGTGGTATGGCCCGACGGCGCCGGCCGCTATCCGGGTGAACCGGGTTTCGATGCGTACTTCGCCGACCGGCAACCTCTCATGTGGCTTCCGGTCGCCGATCACCCGCCGAGCGTGTGGGTGCGCGACGACATGCGTTCGGTGGACGACGCAATCCTCGACACAGATAAGGGATTTCGCAAAGTGGGAGCATGGGGCACCGGACCGTTCGACAACGACACGGCAGGCGACTGGGCCAACGACTTCGACGACATCGCCCCGGGCGCACGTCTGGCATTCCTCGAACGAACCTTTGAGCAGGTGCGTGGCGCTGACGTCCTCGACAACCGCGAATGCGAAGAGGTCGTCGCCGCAGCCGCGGTCGTTGCCGCGTTGATGCCGGGCGGGCCGGTCATCGATACCAGCATGGGGCCCGAATCACTTGAGAACGACCAGGAATTCGAGGTTTCCGAAGACCTACGCATCCTGGCGGTCGCCGCGTTGCGTGAAGTGGCCCGGCCGGACTCGGAATGGGCCCAGCTGTGGGCCGAGTCCGGGTGTGAGCCCGAGGTGCAATCGGTGGTGACGCAATTGATCACCGACCTGGAACCGTACGGGGACTGGGCCCCGTTCCGCACTCTCGAAGGGGCGCTCCCTGCGCACCTGCGTGATGCTGCGGTTGCCCTCGAGGTGCTGCGCGGCGTCGTCGAATTCGAAGCGGTGCAGGCATTCACGGTCGAACGCTTTGTCAGACAGCGGAACTGGGGCCGCGCGCTCTACCAGGAGGTCGCCGTGATCGACGGCGATCGGCTGATCCTGTGGATGGGTGACGACGTGCGGGCGCAAGAAACCGGGCTGCCGCTCTTCGAGTCGGAGCTACGCGTGATCCCGTTGTCCTGGCTCTACGACGTCTCGCTCGACGAGCGCTACCGCACCGAGGCAGGGCGACGAGTCCTGCACAGCGTCGAGTTGCGGCTTTACGTCGGTATCAACGACTACGCCAAGCGAATTCGCGGATCCAAGAAGACCGAGCTCTATCCGGAGCAGCTCACCTTCACCAAGTCGGAGGGCGACGGCGGGTCTGAGCAGATGGTGCGGCTCATCGAGTTCGGCCGCACTGCGAGCAAACTGGTGCGCTGA
- a CDS encoding VOC family protein, which translates to MSSSPATGLPGMTSISASIIPNLWFDREAEEAAEHYIAAFGGNGRIVGTIASQPAQDVPLVVEFELDGQRFVGINGGPQFKFTEAISLEVRVTGQDELDRIWAALSEGGEELPCGWLKDKYGLAWQITPTEYYDLLAKGDSKGEERLMAAVMATMGKFDIAKLEAAYNNAG; encoded by the coding sequence ATGAGTTCCTCACCCGCCACGGGTCTACCCGGCATGACCTCAATCAGCGCGAGCATCATTCCCAACCTCTGGTTCGACCGTGAGGCCGAAGAGGCCGCCGAACACTACATCGCGGCCTTCGGCGGCAACGGCAGGATCGTCGGCACCATCGCCTCGCAGCCGGCACAGGACGTGCCGCTGGTTGTCGAGTTCGAACTCGACGGGCAGCGATTCGTCGGTATCAACGGTGGGCCGCAGTTCAAGTTCACCGAAGCCATCTCCCTGGAGGTCCGGGTGACCGGTCAGGACGAGTTGGACCGAATCTGGGCCGCACTGAGCGAGGGTGGTGAAGAGCTGCCCTGCGGCTGGCTCAAGGACAAGTACGGGCTGGCGTGGCAGATCACCCCGACCGAGTACTACGACCTGCTCGCCAAGGGGGACTCGAAAGGCGAAGAGCGGCTGATGGCTGCCGTGATGGCCACCATGGGCAAGTTCGACATCGCCAAGTTGGAGGCTGCCTACAACAACGCCGGCTAG
- a CDS encoding NDMA-dependent alcohol dehydrogenase, with the protein MKTKGALLWELNSPFKVDEIDLGDPVADEVQIRMHAAGMCHSDYHITTGATPIGLPALGGHEGAGVVTKVGKNVTGIEEGDHVILAFIPACGTCPPCLKGFRSLCDRGAVLLGGKAIADGTSRIHAGDREVSPMNLLGTFAPYMTVHKDSVVKIDKDIPFETAAIMGCAVPTGFGSATNVAEVKPGETVIIVGVGGIGMSALQGAVISGAKHVIAIDPNEWKREQAIKFGATHVYPSMAEAIAPIIDVTYGLMGDKVIIAVGEMKGEYIEEALILTAKTGTCVVTGMGSMMDADVKLNLFLFTMLQKTLKGNIFGGGSSHVETPRLVALYKSGLLNIDDMITRTYKLEDINQGYQDMLDGNNIRGVIKFDESDW; encoded by the coding sequence ATGAAGACCAAGGGCGCCCTGCTGTGGGAACTCAATTCGCCGTTCAAGGTCGACGAGATCGATCTCGGTGACCCCGTCGCCGACGAGGTGCAGATCCGGATGCACGCGGCCGGCATGTGCCACTCCGACTACCACATCACCACGGGTGCGACGCCGATCGGCCTGCCCGCACTCGGCGGCCATGAGGGCGCCGGCGTGGTCACCAAGGTCGGCAAGAACGTCACCGGCATCGAGGAGGGCGATCACGTCATCCTCGCCTTCATCCCGGCGTGCGGCACCTGTCCGCCGTGCCTGAAGGGTTTCCGCTCGCTGTGCGACCGCGGTGCCGTGCTGCTGGGCGGCAAGGCCATCGCCGACGGCACCAGCCGCATCCACGCCGGCGACCGCGAGGTGTCGCCGATGAACCTGCTCGGCACCTTCGCCCCGTACATGACGGTGCACAAGGATTCGGTCGTCAAGATCGACAAGGACATCCCGTTCGAGACCGCGGCCATCATGGGCTGCGCGGTGCCGACCGGTTTCGGCTCGGCCACCAACGTCGCCGAGGTCAAGCCCGGCGAGACCGTCATCATCGTCGGGGTCGGCGGGATCGGCATGAGCGCGCTGCAGGGCGCGGTGATCTCGGGCGCCAAGCACGTCATCGCGATCGACCCCAACGAGTGGAAGCGTGAGCAGGCCATCAAGTTCGGCGCCACGCACGTCTACCCGTCGATGGCCGAGGCCATCGCGCCGATCATCGACGTGACCTACGGCCTGATGGGCGACAAGGTGATCATCGCGGTCGGCGAGATGAAGGGCGAGTACATCGAAGAGGCCCTGATCCTCACCGCCAAGACCGGCACGTGTGTGGTGACGGGCATGGGCTCGATGATGGACGCCGACGTCAAGCTCAACCTGTTCCTGTTCACCATGTTGCAGAAGACGTTGAAGGGCAACATCTTCGGTGGTGGCAGCTCGCATGTGGAGACCCCGCGGCTGGTGGCGCTGTACAAGTCGGGCCTGCTCAACATCGACGACATGATCACCCGCACCTACAAGCTCGAGGACATCAACCAGGGCTACCAGGACATGTTGGACGGCAACAACATTCGCGGCGTCATCAAGTTCGACGAGTCGGACTGGTAA
- a CDS encoding SDR family NAD(P)-dependent oxidoreductase yields the protein MDINGASAIVTGGASGIGAATARQLAAKGARVVVADLQAEKGEALAKEIGGAFVSVDVTDTAQIEAAVNKAVELGPLRALVNSAGIGWAQRTIGKDGEFASAHNLDAYKKVLAINLVGTFDAIRLAATAMSRNELTDTGERGAIVNMTSVAAFDGQIGQAAYSSSKGGVVGLTLPVARDLSAVGIRVNTVAPGLIDTPIYGEGEASEAFKAKLGESVLFPHRLGKPEELASMVIELITNSYMNAEVVRVDGGIRMPPK from the coding sequence GTGGATATCAACGGAGCTAGCGCAATCGTCACCGGTGGCGCATCAGGTATCGGCGCGGCAACAGCCCGCCAGTTGGCTGCCAAGGGAGCACGCGTCGTCGTCGCTGACCTGCAGGCTGAGAAGGGCGAGGCCCTCGCCAAAGAGATCGGCGGCGCGTTCGTCAGCGTCGACGTCACCGACACCGCCCAGATCGAGGCCGCGGTCAACAAGGCCGTCGAGCTCGGCCCGCTGCGCGCCCTGGTGAACTCGGCCGGCATCGGCTGGGCCCAACGCACCATCGGCAAGGACGGCGAGTTCGCGTCGGCGCACAACCTCGACGCCTACAAGAAGGTGCTCGCGATCAACCTGGTGGGCACCTTCGACGCCATCCGCCTGGCCGCCACCGCGATGAGCCGCAACGAGCTCACCGACACCGGCGAGCGCGGCGCGATCGTCAACATGACCAGCGTCGCGGCCTTCGACGGTCAGATCGGCCAGGCCGCGTACTCGTCGTCGAAGGGCGGCGTCGTGGGCCTGACCCTGCCCGTCGCGCGTGACCTGTCGGCCGTCGGTATCCGCGTCAACACCGTGGCGCCAGGCCTGATCGACACCCCGATCTATGGCGAGGGCGAGGCGTCGGAGGCGTTCAAGGCCAAGCTCGGTGAGTCGGTGCTGTTCCCGCACCGCCTGGGCAAGCCCGAAGAACTTGCCTCGATGGTGATCGAGCTGATCACCAACTCCTACATGAACGCCGAAGTGGTCCGCGTCGACGGCGGCATCCGGATGCCACCCAAGTAA